The nucleotide sequence attttggtaatattttgaaggcaatacaacagtaaacagtccatcgatagcgaacgtgagggcggaagcgtgacaaaccgccaacccgaaaaacgaaggtaacaaaagattacaacaaaattagaattcagttttgtgtaaagttacattaaacgtatgtttgagtgtctgtatatattaatccaagttaatttaaatttgtttgttccgtttacgagtgcgttgtcgtggaaaaaaaacgaaccccacgcccccaaacgtctctgtctcctgtCGTCGAGATCTGCCcatttttagttagattaaacacattttattactattaaaccactagttatgtgttactttgttaatagatggtgaattagaagaaataaaacattttttcaaatccaatatcctgtttttggtgttttcttcagatagttggaacaaattaatttgtttcccattcatttcaatgggaaactttacctcgagttacgagaaacttgtcatacgagctcagtcccggaacggattaagatcgtatgtcgaggtaccactgtatatatatatgtatatatatatatatatatatatatatatatatatatatatatatatatatatatatatgtatatgtatatgtatatgtatatgtatatatatgtatatatatgtatatatatatatgtatatatatgtatatatatatatatatatattccaatcAACTCTTTATAAAATTTTCTTACATCTTTATTAAAAAGTGTAAGAGTTTCGTAGGCAGTTTTGGAATGACTGTCTTGTTGATTTCCTTCTCACCAGCTGGAGAATGGCCCTCATGCCCCGATGTACCAGCTCCTCAACCTGTTTGCTTACGGAACCTACTGCGACTACAAAGGTACGGTGTGGCATGCGAAGAAGCTGTTAGCGAAAGCGCGCGAGCGTGTTGCTCGCAGCTGACTCTTTTATTACAAGCTGTATTTTGTCGCCGTGAGGCAACCGCGTTGACTCcgaggtattaaaaaaaacatgaaggcaCCGCGGGCAGGTGCTTCACAAACAAATTGCCGCACTTCCTCTGACTGACTCATTAGTGTTTCGACACATCAAAAATTAGAATGAAAGAAATATACAAGCGTTTAAAATggttctgttttttattttattttattgaccaCACCCACTTGAAATGATttgtcatttcattcatttatcttcaactCAATGAGAGATTTCCCAACTCTTTCTCTTTAGCAACTAATGATGGTAACAATACAACAATTTTTTGAGGCGGTACCAGCAGGGAGCCCTTTAATACAGAAAAtatcatttgtcatttattcattgcattttcttttcattatttttagtgGTCCACATCGGATCGCCATCGGCAAAACATCAAAAAAACAGATCTCTCGTCTAAATGACTATGTTTTGGCTTTAGGTTTTCATTTACCTCACGTAAaggctcattttttttgttcaggctCATTAAAACATGTGACTCGTTATGACCAATTGTCGTTCTTTAGATCGAGCGGCGTCCCTGCCAGAGCTGACACCCGCTCAGAGGAACAAACTTCGCCATCTATCAATCATCAGCTTGGCCTCCAACCTCAAGGTAGCAGCTCTCCTTTGTGGGTGTTTTCAACTAACAGATGAGCTGTCGTCAGTCGTGCCAGATTGTCTCGTTATCATCAGACACGTGTGCCATCGCATGTTGTTTTCAACCCATCagcgggattttttttcccgcctTCCTTTTTAGAAGCCTGAGTCATTTGCACCTTTCATTCTGAGAAATTCTACTGTTAATTGAGCACTATCaagttttttaagtattaagcCAACTACCCAAAGTCAATCGACTTTATGACAAATACATGTTGTGGGTGGTGGGCCTCATTTTAATGTCGTAtgttaaatacaatttttattGACCAAAAACCCTTTACTAACCAAATTAATAATATCAATACGCCGAGTTGCGGCCTTCTCATTCAAATGCAGCCAAAAAGTGTGGTGTGTTCACTGCCAGTTTGAAATTGCGGGAGCCGTGAAACCAGGTCAATagaaagaaatattaaaatccaCTTTACCTTGACAGCCTCCTCTTAAAATCACCGTAATGCTTAATAAACTTGGGTCTAACTGCTGTTAGCGTTAGCCTTACCATAGCATCTTGTGGATGTTGGTGTaacgcacgtgtcaaagtggtggcccgggggccaaatctggcccgccgcatcattttgtgtggcccgggaaagtaaatcatgagtgccgactttctgttttaggatttcctgatttttccccttttaaatcaataattgtaatttttaatccattttttctgtgtttttagttcaaaaatcattttgtaaaatctaaaaatatataaaaaagctcaaataaacattgttttagatctataaaaaaactgaatattcagggcttttaatccagttcttttaatccatttataaaaaaaaatctaaatatatctaaaatggtccggccggcccacatgaaatcgagttgacgttaacgcggcccgcgaaccaaccacaTAAAGTTACATCTAGCCATAAAGTTTCATCTAGTAATTTAATAAacgcattggctgccattgcacGAACCAGAGTTGCTCCAAAAATGGACTACACCATTTCAGCATCTCCATTCCGACAGCAAAATGAAGGAAACACATTTAGAATGTATGGATCGGACGCCTGTCCCCGTCAATGGTAGTTTGTGAGTTAATTAGCAAATGGCATTTGTCCGACTGTTGTAATATGTCAGTAGCCGGCCGGGCCTGGGGCCTGGAGCCTTCTCCTTACTCCGCAGTCGTTCTTTCCCTCGCGTCGCTGTGTTTAATGTCACCGTGCGGAACCTCTAATTGCCCGACAGATTGTTCCCGTCTTCCCCCGACATTTAAACAAACGTCCCATTTTCCAGCAAAGTTGCCACAGCTGTTTAAAAGCGGGCGACGCGCTCCGTTTGCTCCCTTCAGTGCTTGCCGTACTCGCTGCTCCTGCAGCAGCTGGAGCTGAAGAACGTACGCGAGCTGGAGGACCTCCTGATCGAGGCCGTGTACTGCGACATCATCCAGGGGAAACTGGACCAGCGCAATCAGCAAGTGGAGGTGGACTGCAGCGTGGGTCGCGACCTGGGCCCCAACGAGCTCCCCACCATCGTCAAAACGCTGCAGGAGTGGTGAGTAACGGGCGCGGCGTCTCAAACGCATCAATTGCGACCTCCTGCCTTCCTTGTAGGTGCACGGGATGCGAGGCGGTGCTGTGCAGCATCGAAGAGCAGGTCTCCCGGGCCAATCAATACCGGGAGAGCCAGCTGAAAGTCAAAGTTCAAGTGGAAACAGAGGTCAGTGTCGACATCCGGAGTTCTCCGCTATTTGTCAATGTGACTTTTTCATCCGCCTTCCCATTCTGCCTAAGGCGAGTCCTGATATTTAGGACGGAAATCTCGACTGGGTAGTTTTTTCTCTCCTCATCATTGCCCCCGGTTGTCATGCTTACTCTTATGTTGCGGGTCCATCTTCCCTCGTTTTATGAAAGTCATTTCTCAAGAGCAGCTTCCATGAAATTTCTTCATCGCCTTCCGCACAATGAACTCGTGTAGAAAGAGAACACCAGCCACAGcgtatttttcatttgaaaggGGAAGACCTCATGTCCATCCAAGCAGAAAGCattgtgtttgaaaaaaaaatgaaaacagaatTTCCTAGCTAACAAAAGCCAGTATTTCCAGGGAGTGGGCATTGGACATAACAATGTAGGTGCTATTTAAGCCAATGACATTTcaagcgtgaccggacatttcgtcgacggacatttcgtcaacggacattttgtcgccggactcgcgaatgattgtttttaaaataaaaggcaataaataaaattattttattaaaaagaagacaaaggaaattcttatattctttattaaagaaaataaaacagcaaaaactcgctcaacaacacaaacacattaacatttgggcgtgtgcaagtactaaatgtgctcgtctctaaacacactacgcaaaTTAAATGGTTCCTACGTTGAGTGCTCCAcatttggaaagaccccaaaaagaatcaacgtgacataacaactcagatgtcacgttgattctttttggggtctttccaaacgtggagcgctcaacgtaggaaccgtttcgtgcgaagtgtgtttagagacgagcacactTAGTACTTGcgcacgcccaaatgttaatgtgtttgtgttgtcaagcgaatttttgctgttttattttctttaataaagaatatgtgaatttcctttgtgttCTTTAACAGTGGTTAAAGTTAGTGGttacgaactgtctggcgacgaattgtccgtcgacaaaatgtccgtcgacgaaatgtccgggtacccatTTCAAGTGACCAAACGATTGTCTTTCGTCAGGTGTCAAACCTCCAAAAAACCCTGAAGGCCAGCGCCGCCTCGCCGTCATCGGGCCCCGCCCCCGCCGGAGCGGCCTCCAATCAGGATGCGGACCAGCCGGCCGAACCGCGAGACCCCGCCTCCTCTCAGGAACCGCGAcagccaggaaaaaaaagttctaagGTGAAAGGGTGAGTGCTATTATTTCATCCATTTACTTCTGTTTATCTAGAACAGTGGCATGGAATTTTTCTACATTGCCCCCCCTTCTTTTTTATTAAGAGCACTTTAGGCAACGCACGCTTTCCATATACTTTGGCGAGTAATAACGACAACACGGCTAAGTGTCTCCTTCAACATTAAATAAAAGCCATTAGTCCAATATTCTCGCAGAGAGCAAAGTTAATTCAGCCGAGAGCCACTGTTGGTGCAATTCACTtacgaatttatttatttatttatttattttcagtcaACACTAAAAAGCCAGCTGCCGCTATAAGTGGCCGTCAGGGTTGTTCTGCTGTGCCTCCATTACCGCCTCCCAAATGCACATCTGTCCCGGGTTGTAAAATGTCAGCCGATCCACCTCGCGTGCTGTACACATTTGAGAGATTGGGatttgtaccgtattttcacgactataaggcgcacataaaagtctttaattttctccaaaatagacagggcgccttataatccagtgcgccttatatatggaccaatactaaaaatgttatcacgataaaatgaaataaatcagtcgatagggaaaaccatcctctacagctctcacaactacggcaagaagccccagactctactatttttcccgtagaaaaagtattgcgcagtgactgctgggatatagagttatgttgtcaatacacccagtatgacggcgagcacactcatttggtgctcgccgttaTTCcgactggatttacaaaagaaatcctgccgctagatgttggtgtcaacaaagcattcaaagctagactgcgaactatatatatatatatatattatatatggatgattatcgaacttcaacatgagattatggctacgtgaggctTATGTCAATacaaatacgatgcgctgtatagtcgtgaaaatacggtaaacttttcattttttatttgattttttgatttttaaaccTTCGCCTACTAGACTTTGGTTGACTCTCACAACCCTGTCTCGATGTTGATGACTATCCATTTTGGATGCGACCAATGGCGTGCTTGCCAAAGGATTTCACTTGTGTCGTGTGGGGAAACAATTCTAATGCACTTCTCCTATTTCTTGTCTACTCGTGCGGTCCGACTTGGCGATCACGTAGCCAATCGCAAACCTCATTGACATTTTCACTTGGAGAATTCGGCATGACCGTAAATCAaggaaaacaacataacagtGCTCAGCATGATTTATAGAGGACTCTTATcagttggcaaaaaaaatgttgtggcaGCCCTAACATTTGCCAACGCACACAAGGCCAGATGGAAATAACCCTTGACATTCTTTACTTGTCAGGCTGCGCGGCAGCGGCAAGATCTGGTCCAAGTCCAACTGAAGAAGTGACAAAGGACACCAGTGATTCAAACTCTCACCGGACTGGTTGTGGGACAAAAAACGTTGGGAAGCGTAGGGGGAGTGACGCACCTTCACCGACTGACACTCTGACGGGACGCTTCACGGGacgttaagttttttttcttttggtttatttttatttttttgccccttACCCACTTCTTCGTTACTTAACCTCACCTTGACGGATTGGCGGCCTCGTCGACATTTTGAAGAGAGCGAACAAGAACGGACGGCCAACTGCCTCGGTTCCTCGGGCGGGAGCTTAACTGATGTTTGCGTGTGTCGTCATTGCTTTTAACGTGCTCCCTTTTGGCTTCCCTCCGCTGCTGAGTTGAGATATGTATCGACATTTGgagtacaaattgtttgggaaataaaaagaaaagagccCAGGCTCTCGTCCTGGAGAGATCTTATTCATCTCGCCGTGGCATCTTTTAATACGCCAGCTGCGGAAGGCAACTCCGGAGGGTGTCGCCCGCTAAATGTTAATTCGCATAGGGGTGGCGTCGTTAGGAGGTCAAGCCGTTAATTAGGGACGTTCCCTTAAgacggacggagggacggaTGTGCTTCACAGGCAGGGGAGTTTTATTTAAAGGCCATT is from Stigmatopora argus isolate UIUO_Sarg chromosome 4, RoL_Sarg_1.0, whole genome shotgun sequence and encodes:
- the cops7a gene encoding COP9 signalosome complex subunit 7a isoform X2 gives rise to the protein MEVEHLLTLSGSALAQAVSSLLETPGLYVFSDILELPNVRELENGPHAPMYQLLNLFAYGTYCDYKDRAASLPELTPAQRNKLRHLSIISLASNLKCLPYSLLLQQLELKNVRELEDLLIEAVYCDIIQGKLDQRNQQVEVDCSVGRDLGPNELPTIVKTLQEWCTGCEAVLCSIEEQVSRANQYRESQLKVKVQVETEVSNLQKTLKASAASPSSGPAPAGAASNQDADQPAEPRDPASSQEPRQPGKKSSKAARQRQDLVQVQLKK
- the cops7a gene encoding COP9 signalosome complex subunit 7a isoform X1 → MEVEHLLTLSGSALAQAVSSLLETPGLYVFSDILELPNVRELENGPHAPMYQLLNLFAYGTYCDYKDRAASLPELTPAQRNKLRHLSIISLASNLKCLPYSLLLQQLELKNVRELEDLLIEAVYCDIIQGKLDQRNQQVEVDCSVGRDLGPNELPTIVKTLQEWCTGCEAVLCSIEEQVSRANQYRESQLKVKVQVETEVSNLQKTLKASAASPSSGPAPAGAASNQDADQPAEPRDPASSQEPRQPGKKSSKVKGLRGSGKIWSKSN